CGGGCGTTGAGACCAAGGTGCTCTCCAGTGGGAAGATCCTCGCCTGGGCGGCAGATGCCCAACGGGTGATCGACGATGAGACCGGCTTCACCCGTTTGCTCTCCACCGGAGCGATCGATGACACGTTCACTGGCACTCCGACCCTGCCGGCTCTCGGTGCCGTTTACCGCAACGAGGATGGCTCCATTCGCAATCTCAGTATTGGTAACTTCCGCATCCTCACGGTCGATGCCGACGGCAACTTCTACGCCCGCACGACCATCGATGGTTACGGGGAGTGGACGGGCGGGATGCTCCACACCATTCAGCGTTTCAGCGCCGAGGGCGTTCTGGATACCAACTACAACGCGCCGGGCATCTGGTGGGGCACCTTCGAGAGCTATCCGACAGTGACCGATGCGCAGACCAACGGTGGAGTCGCCGACCAGGTGCGGGCCGATGTGGCCTACACCCCCTTCAATGGGGCGGTCGCACTGGACGATGGTTCGGTCATCGTTTTCGGCCGCTTCACCTGGTATGGCGACCAGTATTCCCCGGGCATCGTCCGTCTGACCAATACCGGTGCGGTCGATTCCGACTTCTCCGCCAGGGTAGGCTCGGGCGCGTCGTTCCTCGCGGCCCCCAACCGCAACGGCAACATCACGGCGGTCACGCCGGCCGGCAACGGTCAGTTCTGGGTCGCCGGCTTCTTCGATAGCTTTAACGGCCACGCGCTGCCGGGCATCGCGTTGCTCAACAACGACGGCAGCTTGGACACGAGCTTCGCGACCGACATCGAATTCCAAGCCTACTTCGCGACGGCGATGGGCGTGGGCGTCGATTCCCAGGACCGATTGGTTCTCGCCGGCTCCTATCAGACCTACGCCGGCGTCAACATCCAACCGTTCCAGCGCTTGGTGAAGACCATCGGCTTTGTGAACGGAGAGCTGCCCTACAACATCACTTACGCTGGCAATGAGACCATCGAACTTGATGCCTCGGTGGCTGGTATGGTTAACCCGGTCTTCGTCTGGAGAAAGGACGGCATCATTCTGCCCGGAGAGACCGGACCGATTCTCACCCTGGAGAACGCAGGGCCTGATGACGCCGGCTTCTATGCTGTTGAGGTCGAGGACGACAACGGACGCTTCGCCGGGAGCACCTCCACGCTCATGATGGCGGGCGCCTTCGCCGGATCGGGTCCGATCTATGGTATCGGCGATCTACCGGGCGGTGCTTTCTATTCACAGGTGCGTGATGCCACGCTGGTCGACGGCGTCATCCATGCGGTCGGCACCTCGGTGCGTCGCGGCAATGAGGGTAGCGCCGGTGACACGGGGGTTTACTGGCGCTCGGACAGCGGCCTCTACCTCTTGCCGGAAATTGAGCCCGACTCCCAAGGTTTTGGCTTTGTTACGGCCAGTGCCATCACGCCCACCGCCTCCCACATCGCCAATCGCACTCGCGTGGCGCTCGACAACACTCGGGCGGCATCGCGCGTTACCGTGGATGGCTTCGGCGTCGAACGCCTGCCGGATCCGACCAACTTCGGCAGTTACAGCGCGGCCACGACGATCTCCGCCGACGGCAACCAGTTGGGCGGTTTCTACTGGGTCGACACCGGAGGCTACCATGCCTTCCTCACCGACCTGAGCACCGATCCCGTTTCGGTCACCGAAATCGTGCCGACGCTACCCGACTACGAATGGGCCTTCGTGGCTGGTGGTCGTGGTATGTCGGCCGACGGCACCGTCGTGGTGGGCGACCTCGAGGACATCGAATCGGAGTATAACACCCTGCGTGGTTACCGCTACGATGTGGGTGCCGGTATGACGGTGCTGCCGACCTTGGAAACCGGCTTCTGGGCCTCCGCGATGGCGGTTTCGGCCGATGGTGTTCACACGCTGCTGCGCGGTGACTCCTCCGATTTCCCTGCTGGTGAGCTCTTCGTGCACAACAGCTCCGACGGTAGCGTGACCACCTTGGGCGCACCCCGCCCGGACGTGTATCCGCTCAACATCGCCGGGACGACGGACGACTTCAGTGTGATCGTTTGCTCCTTCTACGACGTGGATACCCATGAAGGCGGCACCTACATCCACAATTACAACGGTTGGTTCTCCCTCCAGGAGGCGCTGGCCGGAATGGATGCGGGCTTGGATGGCTGGAGCTTTGACGATGGCCTCGGCGTGTCGCGCGACGGTCGTCTGATTTATGGTTCTGGCAGCCGATACGGCCAGCAGCAGGGTTTCGTGATCGAGTTCCCGGCCGGTTATCTGGCCGACTTCGAACCGGCTCCGATGCTCGATGGTCCCAGCGACGACATCATCGTCGGCGCTTGGGTGGCGGGCACCTCTGATCATACCTTCACCGTGATCTTCGACCGTGATGGTTCCTACGTGCACATCGGCCTCGGTATCAACCTCGGTGAGGCCAATGGTTACGAGCGTGGTCACTACGGCTGGGATAAAGAGTCCGGCCTGTTTACGGTGACCACCGTCGCCGACTTTAATGGTGACCAAGGACTCGACGGCATCAACTTCCGCAGTGACCTCACCCTCAGTGTTTCGGGTGACCAGCTCACGCTCACCATTCCAAATGACGAGGTGGTGACGCTCAATCGCGTGACCCATCCCACTCACACGATGGTGGGCGCTTGGTCGCTCAACGACTTCAGCGAACAGGAGAACGGCGGTGCCTACGTCGTTCTGTTGGCCGATGGCACCTACTTCCACGCCGAAGAAGGTGAGCAGGACGCGGATGGTCAGAGCGGCATCGAGCATGGCTCCTGGACCTGGGAAGACATGACGAGCCGGTTCACCGCCTTCGACATTGATGCCGACACCAACGGCCAGTGGGGACTCTCCCACCCGCAAGGCGTTACCTACGCCGGGGTCTGGGACTACAGGTGGACCCTCCTCTACTCCGACGATGGAGGTAGCGCTTCGCTCCGCCGCGTCGCACCGCAACCGGTCGACATCGAAGCCCATCCGATGGGTGGCGATTACACCGAGGGCGACGAGATCACGCTCAGCGTCGGCGTCGTCGGCGAAGGTCCCTTCACCTACCAATGGCGCCATGAGGGCCAGGAAATCCCGGGGGCGACTGGCAGCACCTTGGTCCTTAGCGGTCTCGGTTTCGAAGACGCCGGTTACTACGACGTCGCTGTCACGGGTCCGGATGGTCTGAGCCTCTCCGACGGGGCTTGGATCAACGTGTTTGAAGCCCCGCCCCCCGGCCGGGTGCTGTTGAACTACTCGGCCCGCATCGAGCTCGATCAATGGGAGACGGCCAGTGTGCCGTTCCGCATCGAAGGCAGCGGTGACAAGGAGCTGCTCATCCGCGTCGTCGGACCGGCGTTGGGTGCCCTCGGCATTCCTAATGTCATGGCCGATCCCAGCCTGCTCGTCGTGGACGAACTCGGCTTCGATGTCACCGGCAACGATGACTGGGATTCGACCGGAGGCGTTTTGGCTGCAGCGGCCAGCTCCGTCGGCGCGCTCTCGTTGGCCGACGGTTCGGCCGATGCCGCGGTGATCGCGCTCCTGCCGCCCGGCAGCTACACGCTGCAGGTGGCCGGTGCCGATGCCGGCCAAGTGATTGCGGAACTCTACGACCTCGACGGGTCGGCCTCGACTTCCCGCTTGGTCTATATCGGTGCCCTGGCCCCCAGCACCACTGGTGGCCAACTCAACATTGGGTTTACGACGGCCGATGTCGGTTCCGCCGAACTGTTGGTGCGCGCGATCGGTCCCAGCCTCGGCCTGGCCGGAGCGATTTCCGATCCCAGCCTCACCGTGCTCGCTGGTGGCACCACCCTTGCCAGCAACGACAACTGGGGTGGCACCACGGAGCTGATGACGGCGTTCTCGGATGCCGTGGCTCCCATGTTGGACCCGAGCTCGGCGGATGCCGCGGTCGTGACCGACTTCAATGGCAATTCCGTTTATTCGCTGACCATGAACGGTAACGAGTCCGGCCTGACCCTCACCGAGGTCTACGACACCTATCGGCGTGAGCCGATCGTCTCGCCGGTGCTCCTGCACGCGCCGCAGTCGCTCACGGTGTCGGGCGGATTCACGGCTCGTTTTGAGCCGGTCGTGGCCAGCTCGTCCACCGTGGCCTACCAATGGTTCAAGAACGGTGCGGAACTCACGGGCGCAACGAGCCGAATGCTGGAGATCGCTGATGTGCAGTCGGACGACGCGGGCACCTACGTCCTGCGTCTCACCAACGCCAACGGCACGGTCGACAGCGCCCCCGCGACGCTCACCGTGCTCAGCGGTCCGGACATCACCAGCCAGCCCAGTGGCACCACGATCAGCTCCGGCACCACGGCGACCCTCGCGGTCACCGCGACCTCCGAGGCAGGCGATGCCACCTACCAATGGTATGCGGGCACGAGTGGCGACACCACGGCTCCGATCAGCGGGGCCACGGCGGCGACCTACACGACGCCAGCGCTCGACGCCTCGGCTGATTATTGGGTGCGCGTGACCGATTCCTTCGGCTCCGTCGATTCCGTCACCGCGACGGTGGTGGTGGAAACCGCCTCGGACATTTATGCCACGCATGCGGTGGTCGGCGCGGGTTACCGTGCTGGAGGCACCGTTACGATCGAGACGACGTTCTACTACACGGGAGCGGCCGTCACGGTAGGTTGGTCGGTGGATCTGCCCGCCGGTTGGAGCTTTGCTTCCACCAACGATCCGGGTTTCGCGTGGGTTCCGCCAGAGGAAGGTGATACCGGTAACATTAGCTTCGCGTTCACTCGGGTTCCGGTCAGCCCGGTCACCTTCAGCTACACGCTGAATGTGCCGGCGGGACAAACGGGTTCGGTGGAGCTTACGTCGACCGTGCTCTTCCGCGATGGCGTTAACCCCGAGCAACCTTTCACCGTGACGCCGAGTCCTTTGGTGATCACGGAAGCCCCGGCCTACCATTCGGGTGACAGCGATCAGGATGGCTTCTTCAGTCTGTCCGAATTGCTGCGCGTTATCGAGCTCTACAACACCCGCAATGGCACCACTCGCACGGGCCATTATAAGGTGCAGAGCGGGACGGAGGATGGCTTCGCGTCGAATCCGGACCTCGCCGACAGTGAGTCTGGCAACCTTACGGTGTTCCACAGTGGCGATAGTGATCAGGATGGTAAAATCAGCCTGTCTGAATTGTTGCGCGTGATTGAGCTCTACAACTACCGCCAAGGCACCACCCGCACCGGGCAGTATCATCCGGCCACCGGCACCGAGGACGGTTACGCCCCGGGCCCGGAGCCGACCTCCTGAACTCGCCGTGATCCGCGACTGACAACCCAAATCAGCCCATGAAACAACATCGATCCCTCCTCGCTTCGCTCCTGCTGTTCTTCGTGAGTGCGGCGCTGCTTCGCGCCGAATCCGTGGTGGCCACGCCGGACGTGGATGCCCTCTCGCCCGCCGGCGGTGAAGTTGAATTGACCGTGATCGTCGACTACGGCTCCCCGCCCACCGCGATGGGTTTGCAGGTCAACCTACCCAAAGGCTGGAGCTTCGGCGGTCTCACCGCCGGTCCGACGCCACCGCAGATCGTTCCTCCGGCCGGCACCACCGATAAAGTGGAACTGGCCTGGACCAGCGCGCCGGCGGGCGGAGCGGAGTTTAAGCTCAAACTCGCCTACCCGGCGGGTGCCGGCGGCACTTCGCTCACTGGTCATGCCGAGCTGCGCCGTGACGGCAAGAAGCTCGAACTGAAGCTGCACGTTCCGCTCGGCTAAGGTCCCACGGCCCTCGTCGGCCTGCGTAAGCCCCGCCGCGCCCGTTGCTTGGGCGCGAGCGGGGCTTTCCCGTTTGACCCGGCGGCGTCGCCCTCTAGGCAAAGCCGCTCCCGCGTATGAACCGCGTCTACATCAAAACCTACGGCTGCCAGATGAACGAGCGCGACAGTGAGGCTGTCGCGGCGATGCTGCGCGGCCGGGGTTATCGCATCGTGGACGCCGAGGATCAGTGCGACATCATGCTGCTCAACACCTGCAGCGTGCGTGACGCCGCCGAGCAAAAGGCCCTCGGCAAAGCGTCCTATGTCTCGCACCGGAAAAAGAAGAATCCCGACTTCGTTTTGGGCATTCTTGGCTGCATGGCCCAGAACCGCGGCGCGGCCATTCTCGAGCAGTTGCCCGATGTCGACCTCATCGTCGGCACGCAGAAGTTTCACCAGGTCCCCGATTACCTCGACAACCTGCGCGCCGCCCGCGAGGCCGGGGTGCTGGTCGGTTCGTCCATCGTCGACATTGAGGAGGAGGCCGGTTCGCAGAATACCATCCGCGAGCATTTCGAGCCGGAAGGGGAGCAGAAGGTCAGCGCCTTTGTTTCGATTCAGCAGGGCTGCAACATGTCCTGCCACTTCTGCATCGTGCCGAAAACCCGCGGCGACGAACGCTCCCGGCCGATGGAGGACATCGTGGCCGAGTGCCGTCAGCTCGCCGCCCGCGGCATCAAGGAGATCACGCTCCTCGGCCAGATCGTCACCAGCTACGGCCGCCGCGACTACACCCACACCAACGGCATTTCGCCCTTCGTGCAGCTCATCGAAAAGGTGCACGAGATCGAGGGCATTGAACGCATCCGTTTCACCTCGCCGCACCCGCGCGGTTTTAAACAGGACCTGGTCGAGGCCTATGGTCGCCTGCCCAAGCTCATGCCCTACGTGCACCTGCCGATGCAGAGCGGCAGCGACACGATCCTGCGGGCGATGAACCGCCCGTATTCGGCCGCCCGTTACAAGGAGATCGTCGACGCCCTGCGCGCCGTGACGCCCGACATGTATTTCTCGACCGACGTCATCGTCGGTTTCCCCGGCGAGACCGAGGAGGATTTCCAGCAGACCAAGGAGCTCTTCCGCGCCTGCAATTTCGACATGGCCTACATCTTCAAATACTCCATCCGCACCGGCACCGTGGCGGAAGAGTTGGAGGATCAACTGCCCGACGAAGTGAAGGAACGCCGCAACCAGGAGCTGCTCGATGTCCTGCGCGAGAACTCCCTGCGCCGCAACCAGTCGCTGGTCGGCAGCACACAGGCGGTCCTGATCGAGGGGCCGGACAAAACCGGCGAACACTTCACCGGGCGCACCCCGGGCAACCGCGTGGTCATCGTCGATGCCGACCCACGCTTGGTGGGCGAGGTGGTGCAGGTCAAAATCCACCGCGCCACCATCAGCACCCTTTACGGCGATCTGGTGCTGGAGGGAGTGGAAAGCTGATGTCGCGCCCACAGGAAACCGCGACACCGGCCAAAAATCTCTTCGCGCTCCTTCGCGTTATTCGCGGTTAATCAACCTCTCCGCCATGTCACTCACGCTCGCCACTCTCATCACCGGTCTCCTGCTGCTCGCGCTGGGCGTGGCTTTCATCGTGCCGTCGCCGGTGGTGGTGTCGTCGATCAAACGCTTCCCG
This portion of the Actomonas aquatica genome encodes:
- the miaB gene encoding tRNA (N6-isopentenyl adenosine(37)-C2)-methylthiotransferase MiaB; protein product: MNRVYIKTYGCQMNERDSEAVAAMLRGRGYRIVDAEDQCDIMLLNTCSVRDAAEQKALGKASYVSHRKKKNPDFVLGILGCMAQNRGAAILEQLPDVDLIVGTQKFHQVPDYLDNLRAAREAGVLVGSSIVDIEEEAGSQNTIREHFEPEGEQKVSAFVSIQQGCNMSCHFCIVPKTRGDERSRPMEDIVAECRQLAARGIKEITLLGQIVTSYGRRDYTHTNGISPFVQLIEKVHEIEGIERIRFTSPHPRGFKQDLVEAYGRLPKLMPYVHLPMQSGSDTILRAMNRPYSAARYKEIVDALRAVTPDMYFSTDVIVGFPGETEEDFQQTKELFRACNFDMAYIFKYSIRTGTVAEELEDQLPDEVKERRNQELLDVLRENSLRRNQSLVGSTQAVLIEGPDKTGEHFTGRTPGNRVVIVDADPRLVGEVVQVKIHRATISTLYGDLVLEGVES